A single region of the Paraburkholderia megapolitana genome encodes:
- a CDS encoding response regulator, whose product MNDVSSSPARLMLVDDHPLVRDGLRARLDAVPTFTVVGEAGNADEALALAAQHEPDLVLMDVGMKGMNGIELAAVFHERFPAIRVLMLSMHDNVQYVTQAVRAGASGYVLKDSPATEIIHAIDAVLRGERFFSTELGARMIQASAMQMPVEQLTPREREILDALADGLSSKQIAQRNGLSVRTVETHRLNLKRKLDIEGQAELIKFAVEYRRKN is encoded by the coding sequence ATGAACGACGTTTCATCCTCCCCTGCGCGTCTGATGCTGGTCGACGATCATCCGCTCGTGCGCGATGGTTTGCGTGCGCGGCTCGATGCGGTGCCGACTTTCACAGTTGTCGGCGAAGCGGGCAATGCCGACGAGGCGCTCGCGCTCGCCGCGCAACATGAACCCGATCTCGTCCTGATGGATGTCGGCATGAAGGGAATGAACGGTATCGAACTGGCAGCCGTCTTTCACGAGCGCTTCCCTGCGATCCGCGTGCTGATGCTCTCGATGCACGACAACGTTCAGTACGTGACGCAGGCAGTGCGCGCCGGTGCGAGCGGGTACGTGCTGAAGGACTCGCCGGCGACGGAGATCATCCACGCGATCGATGCGGTGCTGCGCGGCGAGCGGTTCTTCAGCACGGAACTCGGCGCGCGCATGATCCAGGCGTCCGCGATGCAGATGCCGGTCGAACAGCTGACGCCGCGTGAGCGCGAGATTCTCGACGCCCTCGCCGACGGCCTGTCGAGCAAGCAGATCGCGCAACGCAATGGGCTATCGGTACGCACGGTGGAAACGCACCGGCTCAACCTCAAACGTAAGCTCGATATCGAAGGACAGGCGGAGCTGATCAAGTTCGCGGTCGAGTACCGGCGCAAGAACTGA
- a CDS encoding DUF3311 domain-containing protein — protein MESTDQSGRSWLWLILLVPYIALLWLPFYNDARPSFAGFPFFYWYQFLWVPLTSLLIYVVYRRIK, from the coding sequence ATGGAGTCTACCGATCAGTCTGGCCGTTCATGGCTATGGCTCATCTTGCTCGTGCCGTACATCGCGCTGCTGTGGCTGCCGTTCTATAACGACGCGCGTCCTTCATTTGCGGGCTTTCCGTTCTTCTACTGGTATCAGTTCCTCTGGGTGCCGCTGACGTCGCTCCTGATCTACGTCGTCTACCGGAGGATCAAATGA
- the ppc gene encoding phosphoenolpyruvate carboxylase: MTSSGSARPARRNTASLNASAAAPAAAPARAPKGAKAAAPAKTSKNASLHKGGKSGKASKNAAATRPVKTGKRSKAAATQAAQAIAVEAALNGAAGIAQTAPASDAKPAAKTSGRTREDKDQPLFQDIRYLGRLLGDVVREQEGSEVFDVVETIRQTAVRFRREDDSAAAQALDKKLRSLSPEQTVSVVRAFSYFSHLANIAEDRHRNRRHRIHALAGSQSQAGTIAYALERLAEAGAAATPVLQQFFNDALIVPVLTAHPTEVQRKSILDAQHDIARLLAERDQPLTVRERAHNESLLRARVTSLWQTRMLRDARLTVADEIENALSYYRATFLEEIPALYADIEAALAEHGLPARLPPFFQMGSWIGGDRDGNPNVTAATLEEAITRQAAVIFEHYLEQVHKLGAELSISHLLTGASDDLKKLAAISPDQSPHRVDEPYRRALIGMYTRLAASARVRLGEGAVPVRSAGRGTQPVRAQPYEDASEFARDLQVLVDSLAEHHGASLATPRLSPLARAAEVFGFHLASIDLRQSSDVHEAVVAELLKRAGVEADYAALTEADKLRVLLAELAQPRPLRSAYIEYSELAKSELGVLEAARVTREKFGPRAVRNYIISHTETVSDLVEVMLLQKETGLLQGRLGDAHEPARAGLMVIPLFETIPDLRNAPHIMRDLIALPGVDALIEHQGGEQEVMLGYSDSNKDGGFLTSNWELYRAELALVSLFNQRGVTLRLFHGRGGTVGRGGGPTYQAILSQPPGTVDGQIRLTEQGEVIASKFGNPEIGRRNLETVVAATLEASLLPHGNAPAQLPAFEETMQSLSDAAMAAYRALVYETPGFTDYFFSSTPIAEIAELNIGSRPASRKLQDPKQRKIEDLRAIPWGFSWGQCRLLLTGWYGFGSAVAAHLDSAPSDAERSRRLAVLKKMHKTWPFFANLLSNMDMVLAKTDLAVASRYAHLVTDKKLRKHVFERIVAEWERTSKVLSEITGKSERLADNPLLARSIKNRFPYLDPLNHLQVELLKRHRAGDTNARLRRGIHLTINGIAAGLRNTG, encoded by the coding sequence GCGCGCCGAAGGGCGCAAAAGCGGCTGCGCCCGCCAAAACCAGCAAGAACGCCAGCCTGCACAAAGGCGGCAAGAGCGGCAAGGCCAGCAAAAACGCGGCAGCTACCCGCCCGGTCAAGACCGGCAAGCGCTCGAAAGCGGCGGCGACTCAAGCCGCTCAGGCCATCGCGGTCGAAGCGGCACTGAACGGCGCGGCGGGGATCGCGCAAACCGCGCCGGCAAGCGATGCAAAGCCCGCCGCCAAAACCAGCGGCCGCACGCGCGAAGACAAGGACCAGCCGCTCTTCCAGGACATCCGCTATCTGGGACGCCTGCTCGGTGACGTCGTGCGCGAGCAGGAAGGCAGCGAAGTGTTCGACGTCGTCGAAACGATCCGGCAGACCGCGGTGCGCTTTCGCCGCGAGGACGACAGTGCCGCCGCCCAGGCGCTCGACAAGAAGTTGCGCTCGCTGAGCCCCGAGCAGACGGTGAGCGTCGTGCGCGCGTTCAGCTATTTCTCGCATCTGGCGAACATCGCCGAAGACCGCCATCGCAACCGCCGCCACCGCATCCACGCGCTGGCCGGGTCGCAATCGCAGGCGGGCACCATCGCGTACGCGCTCGAGCGGCTGGCGGAAGCCGGCGCGGCGGCCACCCCGGTGCTGCAGCAGTTCTTCAACGACGCGCTGATCGTGCCGGTGCTAACGGCCCACCCGACCGAAGTGCAACGCAAGAGCATTCTCGATGCGCAGCACGACATCGCGCGGCTGCTCGCCGAGCGCGATCAGCCGCTCACGGTGCGCGAACGCGCGCACAACGAGTCGCTGCTGCGCGCCCGCGTCACGTCGCTGTGGCAAACGCGGATGCTGCGCGATGCGCGTCTGACCGTCGCCGACGAAATCGAAAACGCGCTGTCGTACTACCGCGCGACGTTCCTCGAAGAAATCCCCGCGCTGTATGCGGACATCGAAGCCGCGCTCGCCGAACACGGCCTGCCCGCGCGCCTGCCGCCGTTCTTCCAGATGGGCAGCTGGATCGGCGGCGATCGCGACGGCAATCCGAATGTCACCGCCGCGACGCTCGAAGAAGCGATCACGCGCCAGGCCGCGGTGATCTTCGAACACTATCTGGAACAGGTGCACAAACTCGGCGCCGAGCTGTCAATCTCCCATCTGCTGACCGGCGCCAGCGACGATCTGAAGAAACTGGCGGCGATCTCGCCGGACCAGTCGCCGCATCGCGTCGACGAGCCGTATCGTCGTGCGTTGATCGGCATGTACACGCGGCTCGCGGCAAGCGCGCGCGTGCGGCTCGGCGAAGGTGCGGTACCGGTGCGCAGCGCCGGCCGCGGAACGCAACCGGTACGCGCGCAACCGTACGAGGATGCGTCGGAATTCGCGCGCGACCTGCAGGTGCTGGTCGATTCGCTGGCCGAGCATCACGGCGCCTCGCTTGCTACACCGCGCCTGTCGCCGCTCGCGCGTGCCGCCGAAGTGTTCGGCTTCCATCTGGCGAGCATCGATCTGCGGCAAAGCTCGGATGTGCATGAAGCGGTCGTCGCCGAGCTGCTCAAGCGCGCGGGCGTCGAGGCCGACTATGCAGCCCTGACCGAAGCCGACAAGCTGCGCGTGCTGCTCGCCGAACTTGCACAACCGCGGCCGCTGCGCTCAGCCTATATCGAGTACTCTGAGCTCGCGAAGAGCGAACTGGGCGTACTCGAAGCCGCGCGCGTCACACGCGAGAAGTTCGGTCCGCGCGCCGTGCGCAACTACATCATCTCGCACACGGAAACGGTCAGCGATCTGGTCGAAGTGATGTTGTTGCAGAAGGAAACCGGCCTGCTGCAAGGGCGTCTCGGCGATGCGCACGAACCGGCGCGGGCCGGCCTGATGGTGATCCCGCTGTTCGAGACGATCCCCGATCTGCGCAACGCACCGCACATCATGCGCGACCTGATCGCGCTGCCCGGCGTCGACGCGTTGATCGAACATCAGGGTGGCGAGCAGGAAGTCATGCTCGGCTACTCGGACAGCAACAAGGATGGCGGCTTCCTCACGTCGAACTGGGAGCTGTATCGCGCGGAACTGGCACTCGTGTCGCTGTTCAACCAACGCGGCGTTACGCTGCGGCTCTTTCACGGCCGCGGCGGCACGGTTGGGCGCGGCGGCGGTCCGACGTACCAGGCCATCCTGTCGCAGCCGCCCGGTACCGTCGATGGTCAGATCCGTCTGACCGAGCAAGGCGAAGTGATCGCGAGCAAGTTCGGCAACCCCGAAATCGGCCGGCGCAATCTGGAAACGGTGGTGGCCGCGACGCTCGAAGCATCGCTGCTGCCGCACGGCAACGCGCCTGCGCAGTTGCCCGCGTTCGAAGAAACGATGCAAAGCCTGTCCGATGCGGCGATGGCTGCTTACCGCGCGCTCGTCTATGAAACGCCCGGCTTCACCGACTACTTCTTCTCGTCGACGCCGATCGCGGAAATTGCCGAGCTGAACATCGGCAGCCGGCCCGCGTCGCGCAAGCTGCAAGATCCAAAGCAACGCAAGATCGAAGATCTGCGCGCAATTCCGTGGGGGTTTTCGTGGGGCCAATGCCGGTTGCTGTTGACCGGCTGGTACGGCTTCGGCAGCGCGGTCGCCGCGCATCTCGACAGCGCGCCTAGCGATGCCGAGCGCAGCCGCCGTCTCGCCGTGCTGAAGAAAATGCACAAGACCTGGCCGTTCTTCGCGAACCTGCTGTCGAACATGGACATGGTGCTCGCCAAGACTGACCTCGCGGTCGCGTCACGCTACGCGCATCTCGTCACCGACAAGAAGCTGCGCAAGCATGTGTTCGAGCGAATCGTCGCGGAGTGGGAGCGGACATCGAAGGTGTTGTCCGAGATCACCGGCAAGAGCGAACGTCTTGCGGACAACCCGCTGCTCGCCCGTTCGATCAAGAACCGGTTCCCGTATCTCGACCCGTTGAATCACTTGCAGGTCGAACTGCTCAAGCGGCATCGTGCGGGCGATACGAACGCGCGGCTGCGGCGCGGGATCCATTTGACGATCAACGGGATTGCGGCGGGGTTGCGCAATACGGGTTAG
- the mctP gene encoding monocarboxylate uptake permease MctP, which produces MSDVNPINPVAMSVFVAFFVLVTVVGFFAARWKRGDLTQLHEWGLGGRQFGTVISWFLVGGDFYTAYTVIAVPALVYSVGAYGFFALPYTIIVYPFVFAVMPRLWKISKAKDHITAADYVQGEYGGKWFPAAVALTGIIATMPYIALQLVGMQVVIKGLGVTGELPLIVAFVILALYTYTSGLRAPAMIAFVKDIMIYIVVIAAIWLIPVKLGGYGHVFDAADQYFQAKGGATGILLKPTQFTAYASLALGSALAAFMYPHTMTAVLSSSSAATVRKNAIFLPAYTLLLGLIALLGYMAIAAGVHVKSASDVVPALFTTLFPSWFVGFAAAAIAISALVPAAIMSIGAANLFTRNLWRPLVSPDMTSQAEASTAKIVSLAVKFGALVFIVVLPTQYAIDLQLLGGVWILQIFPAIVFSLYTRRLNTPGLFLGWLAGIVTGTGLAIAQGLKPVFALHVGEATYPLYIGLIALVLNIVVTFVVSMVTPKRAAVV; this is translated from the coding sequence ATGAGCGATGTGAATCCCATCAATCCGGTAGCGATGAGCGTTTTCGTCGCGTTCTTCGTGCTGGTTACCGTGGTCGGCTTCTTCGCCGCGCGCTGGAAACGCGGCGACCTGACGCAATTGCACGAATGGGGGCTCGGCGGACGACAGTTCGGCACCGTCATCTCGTGGTTTCTCGTCGGTGGCGATTTCTATACGGCGTACACCGTGATTGCCGTGCCGGCACTCGTGTATTCGGTGGGGGCTTATGGTTTCTTCGCGCTGCCGTACACGATCATCGTGTACCCGTTCGTGTTTGCCGTGATGCCGCGACTGTGGAAGATCTCGAAGGCGAAGGATCACATCACCGCGGCCGACTACGTGCAGGGCGAATACGGCGGCAAGTGGTTCCCCGCCGCCGTTGCACTGACCGGCATCATCGCGACGATGCCGTACATCGCGTTGCAACTGGTGGGCATGCAGGTCGTGATCAAGGGACTTGGTGTCACGGGTGAACTGCCGCTGATCGTCGCCTTCGTGATCCTCGCGCTTTACACGTACACGAGTGGCCTGCGCGCGCCGGCCATGATCGCGTTCGTCAAGGACATCATGATCTATATCGTCGTGATCGCGGCGATCTGGCTGATTCCGGTGAAGCTCGGTGGCTATGGTCATGTGTTCGATGCCGCCGACCAGTACTTCCAGGCAAAGGGCGGCGCAACCGGCATCCTGCTCAAGCCGACGCAGTTCACGGCCTATGCATCGCTGGCACTCGGTTCGGCGCTTGCCGCGTTCATGTATCCGCACACGATGACCGCGGTGCTGTCGTCGTCGTCCGCGGCGACGGTGCGCAAGAACGCGATCTTCCTGCCGGCCTATACGCTGCTGCTTGGTCTCATTGCGCTGCTCGGCTATATGGCGATCGCGGCTGGCGTGCACGTGAAGTCGGCCTCGGATGTCGTGCCCGCGCTGTTCACTACGCTGTTTCCGTCATGGTTCGTCGGCTTCGCGGCGGCGGCGATTGCGATCAGCGCGCTGGTGCCGGCAGCCATCATGTCGATCGGTGCAGCCAATCTGTTCACGCGTAACCTGTGGCGCCCGCTCGTGTCGCCGGACATGACGTCGCAGGCGGAAGCGTCGACAGCGAAGATCGTTTCGCTTGCGGTGAAGTTCGGTGCGCTGGTGTTTATCGTCGTGCTGCCGACGCAGTATGCGATCGACCTGCAACTGCTCGGCGGCGTGTGGATCCTGCAGATCTTCCCGGCGATCGTGTTCTCGCTGTACACGCGGCGGCTGAATACGCCGGGGCTGTTCCTCGGCTGGCTGGCGGGGATCGTGACTGGCACGGGACTCGCGATCGCGCAGGGGCTCAAGCCGGTGTTCGCGCTGCATGTGGGCGAGGCCACGTATCCGCTGTATATCGGCTTGATCGCGCTGGTGCTGAATATCGTCGTGACGTTTGTGGTGTCGATGGTGACGCCGAAGCGCGCAGCCGTTGTTTAA
- a CDS encoding cache domain-containing protein, translated as MNLKAKMFLLAIVPFLAAIAGIEFGVREQARVLADTQHATTQAAYLSSKQIELKHYVELATSAIAPLYDTDHNNARDDAMLRLRALDVLKKMDFGPDGYFFVYDMHGRSLMHPRQSDLVGQDLWTMRDPQGALPIQQLVAAAARGGGYVRYVWNRPSTGRLEPKLGYVVPLERWGWMIGTGIYLDDVNTTLAQIDQRASANIDHTMMWIGAIALAGLGVIAACALVLNVSEYRSADAKLKRLAQQVVESQETERARLSRELHDGISQMMVSVKLLLESAMAHLERSDVRIPAAQAALSTSLTRLGDTLREVRRISHALRPAMLDDLGLAAALEQLTRELSDQAGMGIGFSQTGQTSATPLPDAVNIVLFRIAQEALTNVVRHSRATRATLSLDISADAVTLSMFDNGCGFDVAYAFAGSRGGVGLRNMRERLERLAGTLSLASQAGHTILTARVPLANGAQRLPV; from the coding sequence ATGAACCTCAAAGCGAAGATGTTTCTGCTCGCCATCGTGCCGTTCCTGGCGGCGATCGCCGGTATCGAATTCGGCGTGCGCGAGCAGGCGCGGGTGCTTGCCGACACACAGCACGCAACGACGCAGGCTGCGTACCTGTCGAGCAAGCAGATCGAACTGAAGCACTACGTCGAGCTCGCAACCAGCGCGATCGCCCCGCTCTACGACACCGATCACAACAATGCGCGCGACGACGCGATGCTGCGCCTGCGGGCGCTCGACGTGCTGAAAAAGATGGACTTCGGCCCGGACGGCTATTTCTTCGTCTACGACATGCATGGGCGATCGCTGATGCATCCACGTCAATCGGACCTGGTGGGTCAGGACCTGTGGACCATGCGCGATCCGCAAGGCGCGCTGCCGATCCAGCAGCTAGTTGCAGCGGCAGCGCGCGGCGGCGGCTATGTGCGTTACGTGTGGAATCGTCCGTCGACGGGCCGGCTCGAGCCGAAGCTCGGCTATGTCGTGCCGCTCGAGCGCTGGGGATGGATGATCGGCACCGGCATCTATCTGGATGACGTCAACACGACACTCGCGCAGATCGATCAGCGTGCATCGGCGAACATCGATCACACGATGATGTGGATCGGTGCGATTGCGCTTGCGGGTCTCGGCGTGATCGCAGCCTGCGCTCTGGTGCTGAACGTCAGCGAATACCGTAGCGCAGACGCGAAACTGAAACGGCTTGCGCAGCAGGTGGTCGAGTCGCAGGAGACCGAACGCGCGCGGCTCTCGCGTGAGCTGCACGATGGCATCAGCCAGATGATGGTGTCCGTAAAATTGCTGCTCGAATCGGCGATGGCGCATCTCGAACGCAGCGACGTCCGCATACCGGCGGCGCAAGCGGCACTCTCGACAAGTCTCACGCGGCTCGGCGACACGCTGCGCGAAGTGCGCCGCATCTCGCACGCGCTGCGGCCCGCTATGCTCGACGATCTCGGCCTCGCTGCCGCGCTCGAACAGCTGACGCGCGAACTCAGCGACCAAGCCGGCATGGGTATCGGCTTTTCGCAGACTGGCCAGACGAGCGCAACGCCGCTGCCGGATGCGGTCAACATCGTGCTGTTCCGCATCGCGCAGGAAGCGCTGACCAACGTCGTGCGTCACTCGCGGGCCACCCGCGCAACGCTCTCGCTCGACATCTCGGCCGATGCCGTCACGCTGTCGATGTTCGACAACGGTTGCGGCTTCGACGTCGCCTATGCATTTGCCGGTTCGCGTGGCGGCGTGGGGCTGCGCAACATGCGCGAGCGGCTCGAGCGGCTCGCCGGCACCTTGTCGCTGGCGTCGCAGGCGGGCCATACGATCCTCACCGCGCGCGTGCCGCTCGCAAATGGCGCGCAGCGTCTACCGGTCTGA